Proteins encoded within one genomic window of Bradyrhizobium sp. AZCC 1719:
- a CDS encoding HAD family hydrolase: MAGSGRALLFDIDGTLADTDALHLEAFNQVFGPHGHIFDRERASKELMGFSNASISERFLPDHSPERQVAIIAEKEETFRKLASGQIQPLPGLMRLLDRADRTGISMVAVTNAPRLNAEMMLMGLGIMHRFKAVIIGDELAHGKPHPMPYLEGLRAVGAAPGRSLAFEDSRSGVQSASAAGIATIGIRTSLGHDDLIAAGAVCTAESFDDLELIRRVGAAMNW; this comes from the coding sequence ATGGCTGGGTCGGGACGGGCGCTGCTGTTCGACATCGACGGCACGCTGGCTGATACGGATGCGCTCCATCTGGAAGCGTTCAACCAGGTATTTGGTCCTCATGGTCACATTTTCGATCGCGAGCGCGCTTCGAAAGAGCTGATGGGTTTTTCCAATGCTTCCATCAGCGAGCGATTTTTGCCGGACCATTCGCCGGAGCGTCAGGTGGCCATTATCGCAGAGAAGGAAGAAACCTTCCGCAAGCTTGCTTCGGGGCAAATTCAGCCATTGCCGGGCCTGATGCGGTTACTTGACCGCGCGGATCGCACCGGTATTTCCATGGTGGCGGTGACGAACGCGCCCCGGCTCAACGCCGAAATGATGCTCATGGGACTTGGCATCATGCATCGGTTCAAGGCTGTCATAATCGGCGACGAGCTTGCGCACGGAAAGCCACACCCCATGCCGTATCTGGAGGGTTTGCGCGCAGTCGGCGCCGCGCCCGGCCGGTCGCTCGCATTCGAGGATTCCCGGTCCGGCGTTCAATCCGCTTCGGCGGCCGGTATCGCGACGATTGGAATACGGACGAGCCTCGGCCATGACGATCTGATCGCTGCGGGTGCGGTCTGCACGGCCGAAAGCTTTGACGACCTCGAACTGATCAGACGGGTTGGCGCTGCCATGAACTGGTGA
- a CDS encoding sodium:solute symporter family protein: MATKSAGGTDFLNNLGRVYGIYTGGFLAFVILLAVLEQVGVPNKILGYLFVFFTLAVYAIIGILSRTAQVSEYYVAGRSVPAFYNGMATGADWMSAASFVGMAGTLFLLGYDGLAWVLGWTGGFVLVSILIGPYLRKFGAYTVPDFLAFRYGGNFARGLGVIVLVACSFTYVTAQIYGTGLIASRFLGMQFEIAVFAGLVGILVCSMLGGMRAVTWTQVAQYIVLIIAYLTPIVILSTKNYGFPIPELTYGQAIVDITAREQQMLATGLTTAAALKPHIQPFINYTPLNFFAIIMCMMVGTASLPHILMRYFTTPSVREARQSVAWSLLFIFLLYFSAPAYAAFSKLEVYTNIIGRDLSAIRPWLFNWGELGLIQICGKNASSIDAIVAACKAIADHPGVVRLQDFVINTDVIVLSTPEIAGLPYVISGLVAAGGLAAALSTADGLLLAIANALSHDVYYKMVDPNAPTARRLIVARVLLLIVAVVAAATAATKPGDILAMVGWAFSLAMAGNFPALVMGVWWKRTTAKGAICGRIAGFGLCLFYLVVSRYFPGAGVKYFGMTSLLNPATGAPLVDIAKAMALPNAMESFPTLAHPLANKVGWFNLTNIACGLLGAPLGFAVIYIVSKLDKEPSAEMQAYVDDIRKPRGRTVLEEKTT, translated from the coding sequence ATGGCTACGAAATCTGCAGGCGGAACGGACTTCCTCAACAACCTGGGCCGGGTCTACGGCATTTACACCGGAGGCTTTCTCGCCTTCGTAATTTTGCTCGCGGTGCTCGAACAGGTCGGGGTCCCTAACAAGATCCTGGGCTACCTCTTCGTGTTCTTTACTCTCGCAGTCTATGCCATCATCGGCATTCTCTCGCGAACGGCGCAGGTCTCCGAATATTACGTCGCCGGCCGCAGCGTGCCCGCATTCTACAACGGCATGGCGACCGGCGCCGACTGGATGTCGGCGGCTTCTTTCGTCGGCATGGCCGGCACCTTGTTCCTGCTCGGCTATGACGGCCTGGCGTGGGTGCTCGGATGGACCGGCGGCTTCGTGCTGGTATCGATCCTGATCGGACCGTACCTGCGCAAGTTCGGCGCCTATACCGTGCCCGACTTCCTGGCATTCCGTTACGGCGGCAACTTTGCCCGCGGTCTCGGCGTGATCGTGCTGGTTGCCTGCTCCTTCACCTACGTGACCGCGCAGATCTACGGCACCGGCCTGATTGCCTCGCGCTTTCTCGGCATGCAGTTCGAAATCGCCGTCTTTGCCGGACTTGTCGGCATTCTGGTCTGCTCGATGCTGGGCGGTATGCGGGCGGTGACCTGGACCCAGGTGGCCCAGTACATCGTGCTGATCATCGCCTATCTGACGCCGATCGTGATCCTGTCCACCAAGAACTACGGCTTCCCGATTCCGGAGCTCACATACGGACAGGCGATCGTTGACATCACCGCGCGCGAGCAGCAAATGCTGGCGACCGGTCTGACGACCGCCGCAGCGCTGAAGCCGCACATTCAGCCCTTCATCAACTACACCCCGCTCAACTTCTTCGCGATCATCATGTGCATGATGGTCGGCACGGCTTCGCTGCCGCACATCCTGATGCGCTACTTCACCACCCCCTCGGTGCGTGAGGCACGTCAGTCGGTCGCGTGGTCGCTGCTGTTCATCTTCCTGCTGTACTTCTCGGCGCCGGCCTATGCGGCGTTCTCCAAGCTGGAGGTGTACACCAACATCATCGGACGGGATCTGTCGGCCATTCGCCCGTGGTTGTTCAACTGGGGTGAACTCGGGCTGATCCAGATCTGCGGCAAGAATGCAAGCAGCATCGATGCGATCGTTGCCGCGTGCAAGGCCATTGCCGATCATCCCGGTGTGGTCCGGCTGCAGGACTTCGTCATCAACACGGACGTGATCGTGCTTTCCACGCCGGAAATCGCGGGACTTCCCTATGTGATCTCGGGCCTCGTGGCCGCTGGCGGTCTCGCCGCAGCGTTGTCGACCGCTGACGGGCTGCTGCTCGCCATCGCAAACGCGCTGTCGCACGACGTCTACTACAAGATGGTCGACCCCAACGCGCCGACGGCGCGCCGGCTGATCGTCGCCCGCGTCCTGCTGCTGATCGTCGCCGTGGTCGCGGCTGCGACGGCTGCCACCAAGCCGGGGGACATCCTGGCCATGGTCGGCTGGGCATTCTCACTGGCGATGGCCGGCAATTTCCCGGCACTTGTGATGGGAGTGTGGTGGAAGCGCACGACGGCGAAAGGCGCAATCTGCGGCAGAATTGCCGGGTTCGGACTGTGCCTGTTCTATCTCGTGGTATCGCGATATTTCCCGGGCGCAGGCGTCAAGTATTTCGGCATGACGTCGCTGCTCAACCCTGCCACGGGAGCGCCGCTGGTCGATATCGCCAAGGCCATGGCGTTGCCAAACGCCATGGAAAGCTTCCCGACGCTCGCGCACCCGCTGGCCAACAAGGTCGGCTGGTTCAACCTGACCAACATCGCCTGCGGCTTGTTGGGCGCTCCGCTCGGCTTCGCTGTCATCTACATCGTCAGCAAGCTCGACAAGGAGCCGTCGGCGGAAATGCAGGCCTATGTCGACGACATCCGGAAGCCGCGAGGCAGGACGGTGCTCGAAGAGAAGACGACCTAG
- a CDS encoding DUF4212 domain-containing protein has product MADTANLKQREEAHWAKTSRLMFTHLGVWFFFGFVIHMFVKPLNAITIPVLGFPLGFYMAAQGSLIVFVVMLYMFARQQDKIDREFGFAEED; this is encoded by the coding sequence ATGGCTGATACTGCAAACCTGAAACAGAGAGAAGAGGCGCACTGGGCGAAGACCTCTCGCCTGATGTTCACGCATCTCGGCGTCTGGTTCTTCTTCGGCTTCGTCATCCACATGTTCGTGAAGCCGCTCAACGCTATCACCATTCCGGTCCTCGGCTTCCCGCTCGGCTTCTACATGGCGGCGCAGGGTTCGCTGATCGTGTTCGTGGTCATGCTGTACATGTTCGCGAGACAGCAAGACAAGATTGACCGCGAATTCGGCTTCGCCGAGGAAGATTGA
- a CDS encoding DUF294 nucleotidyltransferase-like domain-containing protein — protein sequence MDRTAGGALLLSLDAVVIDTETTGLDPRKARVIELAGVRLSAGKLAAGDTFRRLLRPAGESIPAAATRIHGIDDAIVAGAPPFAEVWPGFKAFLGGSVVIGHTVGFDLAVLKRECDLAGIPWSRPRTLDTRLLAQIAAPELAGYTLEKLAGWLGVETAGRHSALGDAVMAARIFLALVPKLREHGIRTVAEAERACRALIAVLDDQVRSGWIDAVDATARVDAEETLQRFDSYAFRHRIRGIMRTPAIFVSPDTKIGDALARMTDEKISAVYVNGPQSAPEIRAADAGIVTERDVLRALARDGAPAMQRPVAEIMSQPLAAVPAEAFVYRAIGRMNRLKTRHLGVIDEKGCVIGALSARDLLRLRAGEAISLGDEIDAAADAHALAAAWAKLPRVAELLLAEGLSGRDIAEVISRELGALSRQAAVIAERIMRESGRGGPPCEYALLVLGSAGRGESLLAMDQDNAVIFAQGEPDGEEDRWFAELATHVADILHEVGVPYCKGGVMAKNALWRGSVATWQDRVDKWITRSSPADLLSVDIFFDLRAVHGDGGLAVAVRQAAFAAAEGQVAFIKLLVENVSVPASLKFFGGIRTVAGRIDLKAAGLFGLVAWVRAMAIRYHVMERSTSARLAGVKARVRASESDLDALGEAQGTFLDLILSQQVEDIAHGIRPSNAVAVKRLSGRDLDRLRTALAAVSTIDELGRDLLFRG from the coding sequence ATGGACAGGACGGCCGGCGGGGCCCTGCTTTTGTCGCTCGACGCCGTTGTCATCGATACGGAGACGACCGGACTCGATCCGCGCAAGGCGCGGGTGATCGAGCTTGCTGGCGTGCGCCTCTCGGCCGGAAAGCTCGCAGCCGGCGATACGTTTCGCCGATTGCTGCGGCCGGCAGGGGAATCGATTCCGGCTGCAGCCACCCGCATTCATGGCATCGACGACGCTATCGTCGCGGGGGCGCCGCCGTTCGCGGAGGTCTGGCCGGGCTTCAAGGCGTTTCTCGGCGGATCCGTCGTGATCGGCCACACGGTCGGCTTCGATCTGGCGGTCCTCAAGCGCGAATGCGACCTGGCCGGCATTCCGTGGTCGCGGCCGAGAACGCTCGATACCCGGCTGCTGGCGCAGATCGCCGCGCCCGAATTGGCCGGTTACACGCTGGAGAAGCTCGCAGGCTGGCTCGGCGTCGAGACGGCCGGTCGGCACTCCGCGCTCGGCGATGCGGTCATGGCCGCACGGATATTCCTGGCGCTGGTGCCGAAGCTGCGTGAGCACGGCATCCGGACTGTTGCCGAAGCCGAACGCGCCTGTCGCGCACTTATCGCCGTGCTCGACGATCAGGTGCGCAGCGGCTGGATCGACGCTGTCGACGCCACGGCCCGCGTCGATGCCGAGGAGACGCTGCAGCGTTTCGACAGCTATGCGTTCCGCCATCGCATCCGCGGCATCATGCGGACGCCCGCGATCTTCGTCTCACCGGATACCAAGATCGGCGATGCGCTGGCGCGAATGACAGACGAGAAGATCTCGGCGGTCTACGTCAACGGGCCGCAGTCTGCGCCGGAGATCAGGGCGGCTGACGCAGGCATTGTCACGGAACGCGACGTGTTGCGCGCCTTGGCCCGGGATGGCGCCCCCGCGATGCAACGGCCGGTCGCCGAGATCATGAGCCAGCCGCTGGCGGCGGTCCCGGCGGAAGCGTTCGTCTACCGCGCTATCGGCCGGATGAATCGTCTCAAGACCCGACATCTCGGCGTCATCGACGAGAAGGGCTGCGTGATCGGCGCATTATCGGCTCGCGATCTGCTGCGCCTGCGTGCGGGCGAGGCCATATCGCTCGGCGACGAAATCGACGCCGCCGCCGACGCGCATGCGCTGGCGGCGGCCTGGGCGAAGTTGCCGCGAGTTGCGGAATTGCTTCTGGCGGAAGGATTGTCCGGCCGCGATATCGCCGAAGTCATTTCCCGCGAACTGGGCGCTCTTTCTCGCCAGGCCGCGGTGATCGCCGAGCGGATCATGCGGGAGAGCGGCCGAGGCGGGCCGCCGTGCGAGTATGCGCTGCTGGTGCTCGGATCGGCCGGACGCGGCGAGAGCTTGTTGGCGATGGATCAGGACAACGCCGTGATCTTCGCGCAGGGCGAGCCCGACGGCGAGGAGGATCGCTGGTTTGCCGAACTCGCAACGCATGTCGCCGATATCCTGCACGAGGTCGGGGTGCCCTATTGCAAGGGCGGCGTCATGGCGAAGAACGCGCTTTGGCGCGGCTCGGTGGCAACATGGCAGGATCGCGTCGACAAGTGGATCACACGTTCCAGTCCCGCCGATTTGTTGTCCGTCGATATCTTCTTCGACCTGCGGGCGGTTCACGGCGACGGCGGCCTTGCCGTTGCGGTGCGTCAGGCGGCCTTCGCGGCGGCCGAAGGCCAGGTCGCGTTTATCAAACTGTTGGTCGAGAACGTCAGCGTTCCGGCGAGCCTGAAATTTTTCGGCGGGATCCGCACGGTCGCTGGCCGTATCGACCTCAAGGCGGCCGGACTGTTTGGTCTCGTTGCATGGGTGCGCGCAATGGCAATCCGCTATCACGTCATGGAACGGTCGACGTCGGCGCGACTGGCCGGCGTGAAGGCGAGGGTTCGGGCCAGCGAGAGCGATCTCGATGCGCTTGGCGAAGCCCAGGGCACCTTTCTCGATCTCATCCTGTCGCAGCAGGTTGAGGACATCGCCCACGGCATCCGGCCTTCCAACGCGGTTGCCGTGAAGCGATTGTCGGGCCGCGACCTAGATCGGCTGCGTACGGCACTTGCTGCTGTCTCCACCATCGATGAGCTCGGCCGCGACCTCCTGTTCAGGGGTTGA
- a CDS encoding helix-turn-helix transcriptional regulator, with protein sequence MSQDQDRSQDRILFHLKTRGPQVAADVGSRLDMTPAGARQHLLKLEAAGLVESEDQREGRGRPRKYWRLTQRGHERFPDRHSDLTLDLLQSMRDVFGDEGRERLIEHRERATVASYRKVVGAQGSLRQKLAALARIRSREGYMASVAKDTRDSFLLIENHCPICAAATACQGLCRSELAVFRAVLGTDVTVERIDHILAGARRCAYRITRRQASGGSPRHGP encoded by the coding sequence GTGAGTCAAGACCAAGACCGCAGTCAGGATCGCATCCTGTTTCACCTGAAGACGCGCGGACCGCAGGTCGCCGCCGACGTCGGCTCGCGCCTTGACATGACCCCGGCCGGCGCGCGCCAGCATCTCCTCAAGCTTGAAGCAGCAGGCTTGGTAGAGAGCGAGGACCAACGCGAAGGGCGCGGGCGGCCAAGGAAATACTGGCGGTTGACGCAGCGCGGCCACGAGCGGTTCCCCGACCGTCACTCCGATTTGACCCTGGATTTATTGCAATCCATGCGCGACGTCTTTGGAGACGAGGGCCGGGAAAGGCTGATCGAGCACCGCGAGCGTGCGACCGTCGCCAGCTACCGCAAAGTCGTCGGGGCGCAAGGTTCGCTTCGTCAAAAGCTGGCGGCCCTCGCACGGATTCGAAGCCGTGAAGGCTACATGGCGAGCGTGGCCAAAGACACCCGAGACAGCTTTCTATTGATCGAAAACCACTGCCCGATTTGCGCGGCAGCGACCGCTTGCCAAGGTCTCTGTCGTTCGGAACTTGCGGTCTTCCGCGCGGTACTGGGGACCGACGTGACCGTTGAGCGCATCGATCATATTCTCGCTGGCGCTCGTCGCTGCGCGTACCGGATCACGCGGCGGCAAGCGTCTGGAGGATCGCCCAGACATGGGCCTTGA
- a CDS encoding secondary thiamine-phosphate synthase enzyme YjbQ, protein MTAPKSLSRTALSTVSATTIVSSQLTVQTRGAGFTDLTAEVAKFVRDAHAREGAVTLFIRHTSASLTIQENADPTVLVDLATALNRLAPENAGWRHDIEGPDDMPAHIKTMLTATSLHIPVLQGALALGTWQAIYLVEHRARPHRREIVLQFGGSVD, encoded by the coding sequence ATGACCGCACCCAAATCCCTTTCCCGCACTGCCCTGTCCACGGTCAGCGCCACCACCATCGTGTCCTCGCAATTGACCGTGCAAACGCGAGGCGCGGGCTTCACCGACCTCACGGCTGAAGTCGCAAAATTCGTCCGCGACGCACATGCGCGCGAGGGCGCGGTGACGCTGTTCATCCGTCACACCTCGGCGTCGCTGACCATCCAGGAAAATGCCGATCCGACCGTGCTGGTCGACCTGGCCACCGCACTGAACCGGCTTGCGCCGGAAAACGCCGGCTGGCGTCATGACATCGAGGGGCCGGATGACATGCCGGCACACATCAAGACCATGTTGACAGCGACCTCGCTGCATATCCCGGTTTTGCAGGGCGCACTCGCGCTGGGTACCTGGCAGGCGATCTATCTGGTCGAGCATCGCGCTCGGCCGCACCGGCGCGAGATCGTGCTGCAGTTTGGCGGCAGCGTGGATTGA
- a CDS encoding response regulator, whose product MAAANTHLVIADDHPLFRDALRQAVASVVASAAISEAGTFDELTALLERDSDVDLILLDLTMPGISGFSGLIYLRAQYPAIPVVIVSASDDAGTIRRSLDFGASGFIPKRFGVETLRDAIMKVMEGDVWVPPDTDLSSATDPDMTRLRDRLVTLTPQQVRVLMMLSEGLLNKQIAYELGVSEATIKAHVSAILQKLGVESRTQAVIAAAKISGGQWRQGTPTG is encoded by the coding sequence ATCGCTGCTGCCAATACCCACCTCGTCATCGCCGATGACCATCCGCTCTTTCGCGACGCTCTGCGGCAGGCGGTTGCCAGTGTCGTGGCTTCGGCCGCCATCAGCGAAGCCGGCACGTTCGATGAACTCACCGCGCTGCTCGAGCGGGATTCCGACGTCGACCTGATCCTGCTCGATCTCACGATGCCGGGGATTTCGGGCTTCTCAGGGCTGATCTACCTGCGGGCGCAATATCCGGCGATCCCGGTGGTGATCGTGTCGGCGAGCGACGATGCGGGCACGATCCGGCGGTCGCTCGATTTCGGCGCCTCCGGTTTCATCCCCAAGCGCTTCGGCGTCGAGACACTGCGCGACGCCATCATGAAGGTGATGGAGGGCGACGTCTGGGTGCCGCCGGACACCGATCTCTCGTCGGCCACCGACCCCGACATGACGCGGCTGCGCGACCGCCTGGTGACGCTGACCCCGCAGCAGGTGCGGGTGCTGATGATGCTGTCGGAGGGGCTGCTCAACAAGCAGATCGCCTATGAGCTCGGCGTCTCCGAAGCGACCATCAAGGCGCACGTCTCGGCGATTCTGCAGAAGCTCGGCGTCGAAAGCCGGACGCAGGCGGTGATCGCGGCGGCGAAAATCTCCGGCGGCCAGTGGCGCCAGGGCACGCCGACGGGGTGA